ATAAGCAATTTCCAAAAGAAGAAATTAATTTGACCTGACCTTTCTGAATCCATCATATCCTTGGAAATTGGCAGTCCTTCCCACACTTAGTATCAGTGGTTCTGCTGCACACGtaattttctcactaattaaacAATGATTAACGAATACTGCGAGGAGAATGATGATAATTCCATCAAACTTTTTACAAATGTTTTGGATGAGCCTATCAAACTAGGCAAAAATTGCATATACTAGAAGAAAATGTTGTACGAAATCATCAAAGTTTCCCTCAGTAAGGGACTATTCATCACAATTAGAATCAGTAAAACCCTAAGATGCAATCTCATACTAGACGGAAATAACTACTAAGATCAAGATTGGCTTACCTAATTCAGAACCGCAAACAGAACATCATACATCAGATTCCACAAAATCGCGATATGATTCATACTTTGGATCTGGTTTCAAGGTGACGATTCAAAATACTGAACTAACTGTTGCGTTACTCTCTTTATGAAAAGCTAtgctaaaccctaaaaataagTTTGCGGAATCTCGACGGAGAGCCGGAGAGGGGAATAGAGGAGAAAATTTTAAAGACTTTTGCTATTTAAACAGCTTTTGGAGCCAAGCCACACAAAAATGCCGGGATAAAGGACAGTATAATATGGGGACAAAGGgaagaaacaaaataaaagaGGAGAGAATAATTTTTCGATAATTTTTACATTATCCAGTTTCAGACTTATTAGTGGTATAGGCTAGAATGAGCTGCTAGATTAGTAACAAGATGACATGTATCTTGACACGTGGTGAGCCACTTCCTACGCATGGTATTATGATACGTAGAAATTGACATTTGTTCCCAAAGTTACTGGGCTTTGGACTTTCTAGTCCATCCATCAGAAGCCCAGTACAGTCTAGTCCAAAAAAATCCCGCCCAAAACAGATTAGTCCAAACctggacgagttagtccaaattcACGGACGAGTCCCGATTTTGCGGGTTTCCCATATACCATAATTACCCTTGAACGATTTATGGTATATAAAGCCTGATTTTGAAATCGAATTTTCTGGACCTGAAACTTGAATTCAAAACATGATGCAGCCTGAGATGATTTGGGAGGCGATTTTACAGTTTCAGTAAGGATTTAatcgtttcttcatcatatttcaaCTCAGGTTACGTTCAATCCAGTTCTAGAGTCGAAAATTCTTAATCTCGAATTTGAAGAAACTACAGAGTGAGAGATAGATCGTTCCAGGTTTGAATTCGGAGGTGATTTATCAGATTTGTAGAGCTTAGATTGGATTTGATTGCTAATGGAGCCGAATTCAACCTCgggttagttttcttttggttgtaATTCAATCTAATTTTTAGGTATTGTTTCTGACGTTTAGTTTTTTTGAgtttatgagttgatgatatcaatTCGTATGATCtttatttgatattttgttatatagtagCTTTTGATTCTCgcgatgatgatgatttactgtTAATACTAGATAAATTCGATTTTTGTTACTTGATATTGATATTTTtatgatgcatgatatgaaatcgaaCTGATACTATATCCTAGTCTTCTATTTTTGTTCCAGTAAGATTCTGGAGCTTAGTTGATGGAGTATTTTTATCTAGGTTTACTGGTACTTGATGTTTTTGGCATTTTTTAAATGTATACTTTCATGTACACTGTTTACTTTTTAGGTTGTATGAAATTGAAGCTTCAGATGTTTATAATCATTTCTTTTGTAATATGTAGGGGTACCAAATAAGCCTGACAAGTTTATTAATgttgttttgaatcatggtgagcaTTCTGCTGTTTTTCGTATTAATACTAAAATAACCGTAGAAGAACTGAAGCATTTAGCGTGCAAGCACTGGAGGTATTTGTCTCATGGGAGTATATGTTTCAGGTATATGGACAATGCTCAATTAGTTTTTGTGACAAGTGATATACAACTGCAAAGCTTAATTGGTTTCAtgattcttattgataatgaagatgtCTATTTGCATGTGAATATGATTCCGAATCATACTTCTCGTTCTAAGTCTAGTTGTAGCAGAAGTTTTGGTTCTAAGTCTGGTTGCAGCAGTAGTTCTGGTTCTTGTTCTAAGTCTGCTTGTGAAATCGAAAGTCCTAAGATGGTAAGGGTGTTAGATCATGATGCAGACAAGGGGAAGCCTCTTATTATCGATGAATGGAATTATGTATTTGACGAGATTGGTAGAGAATTCATGGGTGGTGTTAAAGCTGTTAGGATTGTTGTCGATAAGTTCAATATGGCTACTGGTCACAAGATTGATATTCTTAAAAATGACAAAACTCGTTTTACTGCAAAGTGCGAAGAAGATGGTTGTGCTTGGAGGATTCATTTTGGGCCTGTGAATGGTGATACTTCTCGGTTCGTGCTGAAAGATTCTAACGCTCAAAGGTTAGTGGTTTTCATACTAGTCCACATTACTTATCTTTAGGTGTAAATTGTGCATCTTATATATGTAGATTTGTTTTATGTGTACATTGTAGTGCACTGTACTTGTTGTACTCTTAAATTACATGTTCTTGCTTGGTTTGTGTGTATGTTCATAGTGTTGGTTTTGAGATCTTATTAGGTGTaaattgtggtgcacattacttattccagtttttttttatagttgtggtgttggtttgaggttCAAGAGTCCTGcggtgacaaccaagttagtcAAGCATTTGATCGCTGACAATTTACAGGGTGATCCTAGCTTAAAACCCAGACAGATCATGTCACTTTTCAAGAAAacttatgggtccaatattaagtatcaccatgcccgtaGAGGGAAAGAAGTTGTATTTGAAGAACAATATGGCAATGACGAGAAGTCGTATAGCGATTTTACTTGGTATGTCAAAGTAATTAAAGAAACTAATCCCGATAGCTATGTGAAGTTTGAAGTTGAGGATGAAACCAGTAGATTTCATAGGATATTCATTTGTTACGGTGCTTGCAAGCATAGCTATAGGTATCTCAGTcccatgatttacttggacgctactttccttactggtagataCATGGGTACTCTTATGGCTGCTACAGGTATCAACGAAAACAATGAGTTTTACCCATTTGCTTTTGCTATTATTTCTTCTGAAAACAAAgataattggttttggtttctggagAATCTTCAACATGTTGTCGATGGTCGTTcgattgttttccttagtgatcgtCATGAAGGACTTCTGCAGGgaattccaaaatattttcctaattcacATCACAGCTATTGCTTTTACCATATCAAATGCAATCTCCCCACTGGATCGGGTGATGCGAATTCGAAGCCCGttcttgatttgttttacaaagatGCATACTCTTAAACACCAGCAAACTTTGAAGAAAGCTTTGAGGAAAATGCATGCAATTGGAGCTGGACATGTTGCTAACTATATCAGGATTATTCCAAAGGAGAAATGGCAAATGCATTTTCCCTGTATGCAGATATGGTGCTCACTCTTCAACTCTTGCCGAGTCCTTTAACAACTGGGTTCTTCCTTTCAAAAAGTTGACTGCTTTTGTTATTCTCGATGCGATACggtgagttttatgtttagttttttatttatgCAAGTATGTATACATTATTGCATACATGGATTTGCTTGTTCTGTAGATACTTGTACACGTGTTCATCTGTGATTCTGCAACTGCGTGTATATTATTGTACACATGGATTTCCTtaatgtgtacaacaatgtacacatgttTTATCCGTATTCCTTCTGGATcatgtttttgattttatgttttgtgtttttattatgttagtttgaaggttatggAAAAAATGTCTGAGAGAAGGATACTAGGTCTGGAAACATTCAACACTAGGCCCACTCCTGAATATGAGGCTTTACTAAAGGAAAACATCGacattggtcgtacttggactGTTGTTCAGTCCATGGAAAGATTGTATGAAGTCAGGTCTCCCCGGACTCATTCTGTAGATCTATTGCAGAAAACTTGTACATGTCACATGTGGCGAGTGAATGGTTTTCCTTGTGCTCATGCTTGTGCCGCCATTCAAGCTACTATAGAAGACATCTATTCATTTGTTGAGACATACTTCACCACCGAATGGTACAACAGGACATACCTGGAGATCATCTTGCCAATCCCCAATTATGACAAGCCGCAgtcttatgatcctagtgataTGGTTATTGTTCCTATTCTTGTTCCTCCACCGGGTAGACGAAGAACACAACGCTTCAAGAATGCATCTGAGAAACAAAAGAGGAAAatgatgtgcacaaagtgcttcactcttggtcaccataacagagctacctgccccatgttttgatgattttttctatGTTTTATTTGTTCAAAGATTCtgtcttttcaattttcttttggcGTGGATAATTAGTGCCAGGACAtatgtaccattatgtacaccttcctgcAAACTTCTGTTTTTCTTACCTTTCTTTTTACAGGTGTACCACTATGTACACCTTGGTGTACAATGGATGCTTCTAATCTATTTTGCCCAGTAATGTTATATGTTTCCGATCTATATATAATTAGTAATTACTTTTGCTATGCTGAATTCTCATGTTTTTCAGTTCTACATGCTATACAAATTTTAGtaatatatttttatgtttcatTTTTTATACTTTTGATCAAGTATAAAAATATGTcagtacatgtgtaccattatgtacaccttctaaACATTTTCTGCTCTGTCAGTAACTGTGCACAATCAAGTACACCTTAATATTTCAAAGCCTGGTGAATGAGATAAGTCATAAACTTGTAACATtaatattgaaactaataaaaatattaattcaagGTCTTTTAGTAGTGATAAGTCAAACAAATTgataaaaactgaaatttgaaaagagataagtcataaacaaagtgacaccgaaaatttaaaaaaattgtctgaagattaaaaatgtttagaagaaattcagaaagtgatcttgaatgaagattaaaaactcttcttcctcttcaatggttGCTTTCCTGTAGTCTTGTGCCACTGATTATGCTCCTCGTCCTTTGCTATATCCCACACCTTTTCATACCATCCTCCTTTTGTCAACATCTTGGCCACCAATTTTGATCTCATTTACTGATAAATGTCTTCTTCCCTCTGCTGACCTTTTTCCATACCTTTTGTTGTCTTTATACTTCGTTTCATAAAGTAACAAGTATATATTAGACAGTTCGGGTTGATTCCTTGTGAAGGGCATGGCATGATATTTAATTCGTGCTCTTCTATAGGTGGGCGacccttcaatgctctcttcttgtTGAGTTCCACTTGTACCACAGCTTCTAGTTGCTTTGCATCGTCTTGATATGACTGCTCATTTTCTGAGTGCAACGAGTTATACCATTTCCATTCATTTTCttcgaaatcaaaattcaaagtgACCAGTGCAATCCCATCCTCGTTTGATCTGTAGAGTGATTGATAGGGATTACAAGAACTTCCAGGTTCTCAGGCATGTCCCGTATGAAATTAACCACAAGCTTTTCCACCTCGCTGGTGACATTATACTTGACATAGTACTGCAATTAATAATTTGttaaaaaacaaaattaattaggctcaccttaatcagaaaactaacaagcatgtacactactacagaaaactaacaaatcaaacaTTGCAGGCCTGAAAACAAACCGTATATCCACGTATGATATACAGGTGTAcacctatgtacacacctatataaatctaacaatcaagaATAAGCATACCATGTGCCAACCATAGATGCATATTGGTGTACATCTATGTACATAGCTAAATAAATCTAATAATCAACACTTAACAGaccatgtgtcaatcatatatgcaTATTGGTGTATGTCAATGTACACAGctaaaaaaatataagaacacataGAACACACCATGTCAATCAACTATGTACACAATACATATTAAAGTAACTATACATgacatttcttatttgttttgatAAACTTACACATGCAGCAGGACTCATAATATCACAGCTCAGGTACTTTTTGCCATCTGGAGGACGAATGCTGTCTCTGACAAATGCTCTTCTACGTCGATGGATGTAGAACTGGAGTACCTCCTGGTTCATATATTTGTTGAACATCAGTTCACGAAGTACTCTTCCAGCAATCAAAATATCTTCCTTGACTGTTGGATCATCCAGGCTTGTTAGTTTCCAAGCTACAGAGCTGCGGAAAcataaaggaaatgttaacatggtgCACAAAGTTGTGCACATAAATTTTTTTATAATATTCAATCATTGCGTTTTGCAAACTTACTCCAGGCTTGCGTAGTCAAAGAATTTTTGTACCCTTTTTTTGTCCTGTCATGCTTGCATAGCTTGGTATAGTGGTGATAGAAGAACATCTGGCAATGGATTGTGAGGACAATATACATCTCCCTTTCTCTTTATTGGCGCAAAATATCCTGGTTCTTGTCCCTCTTTGATCCCCTTGCCTTTTGGATTTTCTTTTATCACAACTTGTTTGGTTTTACCCTCGGCAGTGAAATCAGGATCTAGCTTTCTTTTTGCATTTCTATTTTGTGGTGTCTTGGACAACTTGCCAGCGGCTTGTATCTTCAACATCTCTGCTTCCGTCAGTCTCCCTACTCTTGTCCTCACTGGAGTCGTCTTCTCTTCTTCTACCTCTTGGATGCTAAAAAGTTCACTAGGATTTTGTTGAATGAACTGCACTGCTTCTTCAATGATCCTTTCTCGTACATCttcattggataatgatttttGCGACGACTCTTCTTTTGGATCTTCTTGGCTCAATAATGCAAAGCTTGGACAATCGTGGAGAATCAGGGTTGCCATCTTTTCCTTCACTTCAGATGGTGCCGTTctgtaacaacctttttcaagctTTACGAACACAGTTTCAGACAAGTTATCTAGAAGGTCCTCAATTGATGTATAAGTCTCATTCTGTGATTCTTCTCCTTGTGTGAGTAAAAGGACTTCTTTAGGATCCAACTGACATATGGCTTCAGCTACAATTATAGTAGCTTCATCAATTTCAGTTGTTCGAGTGCCATCCATCACATTCTGGTCATCAAGGTTCACTTGGTCTTGTTTATCTTCATTGATTACACTTGTCTTTGGCATTGAAGTactgaaaaatgaaatttttatgagaattttcaaTGGTGTACAGAGTTTTACACCAATTTACAGGTATGTACACAAATTCAGAAGAAGTCATAAAGGTGTACATCCTTGTACACACATactaaaaacaacaacaaaaaaaaaatatatatatatatatataagctgaGATCATTTTCTTTATACCTTTGCTTGTTAGCAGCTTCATACCCAGCTACTTTGTCAATTTCATCAGTTTGACCTTCAGCGATTTCAACTTCCTTTGGCAGAAGAGTGCtgaaaaaaatgcaattttttttggaaaatgagAAATCACTAAGGTGTACATCTTGATACACACACATAAG
The sequence above is a segment of the Papaver somniferum cultivar HN1 unplaced genomic scaffold, ASM357369v1 unplaced-scaffold_125, whole genome shotgun sequence genome. Coding sequences within it:
- the LOC113331355 gene encoding uncharacterized protein LOC113331355 gives rise to the protein MEPNSTSGVPNKPDKFINVVLNHGEHSAVFRINTKITVEELKHLACKHWRYLSHGSICFRYMDNAQLVFVTSDIQLQSLIGFMILIDNEDVYLHVNMIPNHTSRSKSSCSRSFGSKSGCSSSSGSCSKSACEIESPKMVRVLDHDADKGKPLIIDEWNYVFDEIGREFMGGVKAVRIVVDKFNMATGHKIDILKNDKTRFTAKCEEDGCAWRIHFGPVNGDTSRFVLKDSNAQSCGVGLRFKSPAVTTKLVKHLIADNLQGDPSLKPRQIMSLFKKTYGSNIKYHHARRGKEVVFEEQYGNDEKSYSDFTWYVKVIKETNPDSYVKFEVEDETSRFHRIFICYGACKHSYRYLSPMIYLDATFLTGRYMGTLMAATGINENNEFYPFAFAIISSENKDNWFWFLENLQHVVDGRSIVFLSDRHEGLLQGIPKYFPNSHHSYCFYHIKCNLPTGSGDANSKPVLDLYGAHSSTLAESFNNWVLPFKKLTAFVILDAIRLKVMEKMSERRILGLETFNTRPTPEYEALLKENIDIGRTWTVVQSMERLYEVRSPRTHSVDLLQKTCTCHMWRVNGFPCAHACAAIQATIEDIYSFVETYFTTEWYNRTYLEIILPIPNYDKPQSYDPSDMVIVPILVPPPGRRRTQRFKNASEKQKRKMMCTTMYTLVYNGCF